From a region of the Panicum virgatum strain AP13 chromosome 2K, P.virgatum_v5, whole genome shotgun sequence genome:
- the LOC120666740 gene encoding THO complex subunit 4B-like — MSSGLDMSLDDLIKQSKSRPKSNPASSSGPARRAPPPARAAPYPPAAPKAHRAAAAADSPYGVYSEHIAAMAAVVPPQPAAARSLETGTKLHISNLDAGVTVEDVQELFSEVGELKRYSMNYDKDGTSKGTAEVVFARKVDALDAIKRYNGVLLDGKPMNIELIGNNAEPPPMPPVIHNRPLQNYNDIHSSVPQNQRGVLRRAPQSNGRGGGSSQSSGGRGQGKGRGQDRNRTPLSAADLDAELDNYHASAVKEK, encoded by the exons ATGTCGAGCGGCCTGGACATGTCCCTGGACGACCTCATCAAGCAGTCCAAATCCCGGCCCAAGTCCAACCCGGCCTCCTCGTCGGGGCcagcccgccgcgcgccgccgcccgcccgcgcggcgccctacccgccggccgcccccaaG gcccaccgcgccgccgccgccgccgactcgccCTACGGGGTCTACTCCGAGCAcatcgccgccatggccgctgtcgtgccgccgcagccggccgccgcgaggTCGCTCGAGACGGGGACGAAGCTGCACATCTCCAACCTTGACGCCGGCGTCACCGTCGAGGATGTCCAG GAACTCTTCTCGGAGGTTGGCGAGCTCAAACGTTACTCAATGAACTATGACAAAGATGGGACATCCAAG GGAACTGCGGAAGTTGTCTTTGCAAGGAAGGTGGATGCTTTGGATGCCATCAAGAGATACAATGGCGTTCTACTTGATGGGAAGCCAATGAACATAGAGCTCATCGGAAACAATGCCGAACCACCTCCCATGCCACCAGTAATACACAACCGTCCTTTGCAGAACTATAATGATATCCATAGCAG TGTGCCTCAAAACCAAAGAGGTGTTCTGCGAAGAGCACCTCAAAGCAATGGTCGTGGTGGAGGCAGTAGTCAGAGCAGTGGTGGTCGCGGACAAGGGAAAGGCCGAGGGCAGGACCGGAACCGCACGCCCCTATCTGCGGCAGATCTTGATGCTGAACTGGACAATTACCATGCATCGGCAGTGAAAGAGAAATGA